The following are encoded in a window of Fibrobacter sp. UWEL genomic DNA:
- a CDS encoding isoprenyl transferase, whose protein sequence is MANQLRHVAIIMDGNGRWAKSRGMERFFGHRKGTESTIDAVEVGVNLKLEHMTLYVFSSENWGRPSKEVDYLMNLLIEMVVKEIPDLMEKNVKLTVIGNMNRIPEKPRASLQSAIDITANNTGMQLNLAISYGGRQEIVTAVKSIAAQVAAGTIKVDDIDDDLFAKNLYLKGAPDPDLIIRTGGEFRLSNYLLWQAAYSEFYVTDTLWPDFTKEEFMKAVEFFNTRERRFGKVLHE, encoded by the coding sequence TGGAACGTTTCTTCGGTCACCGTAAGGGAACCGAGTCTACTATCGATGCCGTAGAAGTGGGTGTGAACCTCAAGCTGGAACATATGACTTTGTATGTATTCAGCTCTGAAAACTGGGGCCGCCCCTCCAAGGAAGTGGATTACTTGATGAACCTTCTCATTGAGATGGTGGTCAAGGAAATTCCCGACTTGATGGAAAAGAATGTGAAGCTTACCGTCATTGGCAACATGAATCGCATTCCTGAAAAGCCTCGCGCAAGCCTTCAGTCTGCAATTGACATTACTGCAAACAATACTGGCATGCAGTTGAACCTGGCAATCTCCTATGGTGGTCGTCAGGAAATCGTCACTGCTGTCAAGTCTATTGCCGCCCAGGTTGCCGCTGGCACCATCAAGGTGGACGACATCGACGATGACTTGTTTGCTAAAAACCTCTATCTGAAGGGTGCTCCCGATCCGGATCTCATTATCCGCACCGGTGGCGAATTCAGACTTTCCAACTACCTTCTTTGGCAGGCTGCCTACAGCGAGTTCTATGTGACGGACACCCTGTGGCCTGACTTCACCAAGGAAGAATTTATGAAGGCGGTGGAGTTCTTCAATACTCGCGAACGCCGCTTTGGGAAGGTTCTCCATGAGTAA
- a CDS encoding phosphatidate cytidylyltransferase yields the protein MSNLVQRIITALVAIPLVFFLLWFSDYSRVGLMCFLAGVGAWEWAGMTRKMYQGPDMRVFSFVASLALTLAWALSKGGFFGIANPVPCVVGMTSLVILAGYIAVAYSKVEIEKLFPWLVMHISAPLYVGLWGGMNVLMMGNGKGLEHCYGFILVMTSMWICDTVAYFFGKFVAGKGPFGRHLFAPSISPKKTWEGSVAGTAATIAWVAYWTNCSAALSAFNVNMDWVKGIVLGLLIAIAGQAGDLLMSALKRWSNTKDSGNLFVGHGGVLDRCDSFLLAAPMLWLLLDFMKNFA from the coding sequence ATGAGTAATTTGGTTCAGCGTATTATTACCGCTCTTGTCGCAATTCCCCTGGTCTTTTTCCTCCTGTGGTTTAGCGACTATTCCCGTGTGGGTCTGATGTGCTTCCTTGCTGGTGTTGGCGCCTGGGAATGGGCCGGCATGACTCGCAAGATGTACCAGGGCCCGGACATGAGAGTGTTCTCTTTCGTTGCCTCCCTGGCATTGACCTTGGCATGGGCTCTTTCCAAGGGTGGTTTCTTCGGCATTGCAAATCCTGTTCCCTGCGTCGTGGGGATGACTAGCCTTGTGATTTTGGCAGGCTACATTGCAGTGGCCTACAGCAAGGTGGAAATCGAAAAGCTTTTCCCCTGGCTGGTCATGCATATCTCCGCTCCTCTGTACGTTGGTCTCTGGGGCGGCATGAACGTCCTCATGATGGGTAACGGCAAGGGTCTGGAACATTGCTACGGCTTTATTCTGGTCATGACTTCCATGTGGATCTGCGATACGGTGGCATACTTCTTCGGAAAGTTTGTTGCTGGTAAAGGTCCTTTCGGTCGTCACCTCTTTGCACCCAGCATTAGCCCCAAGAAGACTTGGGAAGGTTCCGTTGCAGGTACTGCAGCTACCATCGCCTGGGTTGCCTACTGGACCAACTGCAGCGCCGCCCTGTCTGCTTTCAATGTGAATATGGACTGGGTCAAGGGCATTGTCCTGGGCCTCCTGATTGCAATTGCTGGTCAGGCTGGCGACTTACTCATGAGCGCCCTCAAGCGCTGGAGCAATACCAAGGATTCCGGTAACCTGTTCGTAGGTCACGGCGGCGTTTTGGACCGTTGCGATTCCTTCTTGCTGGCAGCCCCCATGCTGTGGCTCCTGCTGGACTTCATGAAGAATTTCGCCTAA
- the tatC gene encoding twin-arginine translocase subunit TatC yields the protein MAKLKQNPKLKPKTSNHSASPPAMAMDESSFVSHLEALRKALLRSLAVLAIGIIPLFFAAPYVLDWFSQQMISQSGGALHYFSPMEVFLLQVKIAAILDLAICSPCIARNIWQFVLPALYDHEKKFIRSMVWMTSGLFIAGVVFCLGICFPLIVQFGMSFQSENLLPLFGVSNVVNLALWLALAFGCMFQFPLVTYALIRSDIVSYETVSHGRPYVVIGILILAALLTPPDVISQLVLGTPTYMLFEAGLFAARKFKKKDLP from the coding sequence TTGGCGAAGCTGAAGCAAAATCCGAAGTTAAAGCCGAAGACAAGTAATCATTCTGCGTCTCCACCCGCTATGGCAATGGACGAATCCTCTTTCGTATCCCACCTGGAGGCACTGCGCAAGGCGTTGTTGCGGTCCCTCGCGGTCCTAGCCATAGGCATTATCCCCCTGTTTTTCGCCGCCCCCTATGTTCTGGACTGGTTCTCCCAGCAGATGATTTCCCAAAGTGGTGGCGCACTGCACTACTTCTCCCCCATGGAAGTATTCCTGCTGCAGGTAAAGATTGCAGCCATCCTGGACTTGGCCATCTGTTCCCCCTGCATTGCAAGAAACATCTGGCAGTTCGTGCTGCCCGCCCTTTACGATCACGAGAAGAAATTCATCCGATCCATGGTCTGGATGACCAGCGGTCTTTTTATCGCTGGCGTGGTATTCTGTCTGGGTATCTGTTTTCCCCTGATCGTGCAATTCGGCATGAGTTTCCAGAGCGAAAACCTCCTCCCCCTCTTTGGCGTTTCCAACGTGGTGAATCTGGCCCTGTGGCTGGCGCTAGCCTTCGGATGCATGTTCCAGTTTCCCCTGGTCACCTACGCCCTGATTCGCTCGGATATAGTCAGCTATGAAACCGTGAGCCACGGCCGACCCTACGTGGTCATTGGGATTCTGATCCTAGCCGCTCTTTTGACCCCGCCGGATGTCATCAGCCAGTTAGTTTTAGGAACGCCAACATACATGCTCTTCGAAGCGGGATTATTTGCCGCAAGAAAGTTCAAGAAAAAAGACCTGCCGTAA
- the tatA gene encoding twin-arginine translocase TatA/TatE family subunit, which produces MSLGIPEIILILVVVLLVFGGKRIPELARSLGKAQHEYKKAKEALKEEAADLQKTVEEVGEAEAKSEVKAEDK; this is translated from the coding sequence ATGTCTCTTGGAATTCCTGAAATCATCCTGATTCTCGTAGTTGTCTTGCTGGTCTTTGGCGGCAAGCGCATTCCTGAATTGGCGCGTTCCCTAGGCAAGGCCCAGCACGAATACAAAAAGGCGAAGGAAGCCCTGAAGGAAGAGGCCGCCGACCTGCAGAAGACTGTGGAAGAAGTTGGCGAAGCTGAAGCAAAATCCGAAGTTAAAGCCGAAGACAAGTAA